A genome region from Actinomycetota bacterium includes the following:
- a CDS encoding YggT family protein: MTGTIILVVNTAFTVYYWLLIARIILSWVPQLLDNPAVKPIAVFIIDITEPFISLFRRMIPMVAAGGAGFDFSPLIAIITLVVLQNFVLFILRSL, encoded by the coding sequence TTGACTGGAACCATTATCCTCGTCGTCAATACCGCGTTCACCGTCTACTACTGGCTTCTGATTGCCAGGATAATTCTTTCGTGGGTGCCGCAGCTTCTGGACAACCCGGCCGTAAAGCCGATAGCCGTCTTCATAATTGATATAACCGAACCGTTTATATCGCTGTTCAGACGTATGATACCGATGGTCGCCGCGGGCGGCGCCGGGTTTGATTTTTCACCCTTGATAGCTATAATTACCCTAGTGGTTTTGCAGAACTTCGTGCTCTTTATCCTGCGAAGCCTTTAA
- a CDS encoding DivIVA domain-containing protein, whose product MARLTPRDIQEKEFGSGFRGYKEEEVDEFLDRITSSYEEVFKENIDLKEEVERLVEENKKYELIGERMQAALVAAQETADDVRKNATKEAENILREAEIKAHKMVQESRDQHRELQKSLAIVKQIEEEFRFKLKSTLQSYLKLLDEVAVGDSKDVKKWILPEDMAALGERRREMEEQESPAKAIKASPAEPLAAKAEEAPAAAEATTDKPAGKPEDTAPVPKLKAGAPEEAKTKPEEAKVEAPPAKKEEAKVEAPPAKKEEAAHTKEAEAKPEAVVKEAIIEDSKAKAAALLDEIAAQAAEDKKAEEAKEAQKEIAQKAEDKKADTIQAPAKVEEKKAEAKADEAKVPFDQEAGQASAVSAEWDKLQEAVDEAVKATEKPTKAEKEVKASESTMPGEMMEPKPAKAAEPETAKPAESEAKAKVENKEAKTGKSALEDIEIVEDESFWKDI is encoded by the coding sequence ATGGCCAGGCTCACGCCGCGAGACATTCAGGAAAAGGAATTCGGCTCGGGTTTCCGCGGGTACAAAGAAGAAGAAGTCGACGAGTTTCTCGACCGGATTACCTCATCATACGAAGAGGTCTTTAAGGAGAACATCGACCTTAAGGAAGAAGTGGAGCGCCTGGTCGAAGAGAATAAGAAGTACGAGCTGATAGGCGAGCGGATGCAAGCGGCTTTAGTGGCCGCGCAAGAGACGGCCGACGACGTCCGCAAGAACGCGACCAAAGAGGCCGAGAACATCCTGCGCGAGGCGGAGATAAAGGCCCATAAAATGGTGCAGGAGTCGCGCGACCAGCACCGCGAGCTCCAGAAATCCCTGGCCATTGTCAAACAGATAGAAGAAGAATTCCGCTTTAAACTTAAATCTACGCTGCAGTCATATTTGAAACTGCTGGACGAAGTAGCTGTCGGAGATAGCAAGGATGTCAAAAAGTGGATTCTGCCGGAAGACATGGCTGCGCTGGGAGAACGGCGCCGCGAGATGGAAGAACAGGAAAGCCCGGCCAAGGCGATAAAGGCTTCGCCAGCCGAGCCACTGGCCGCTAAGGCAGAGGAAGCGCCAGCTGCCGCTGAAGCTACGACGGACAAGCCGGCGGGTAAACCGGAAGATACTGCGCCGGTACCGAAGTTGAAGGCCGGCGCGCCGGAGGAAGCGAAAACAAAACCGGAGGAAGCGAAGGTTGAGGCGCCCCCAGCCAAGAAAGAGGAAGCGAAGGTTGAGGCGCCCCCAGCCAAGAAAGAGGAAGCGGCTCATACTAAGGAAGCCGAGGCCAAACCGGAAGCGGTCGTCAAGGAAGCCATAATAGAAGACAGTAAGGCCAAAGCGGCGGCGCTGCTTGATGAGATCGCCGCGCAGGCGGCGGAGGATAAGAAAGCAGAAGAAGCCAAAGAAGCGCAGAAGGAAATAGCGCAGAAGGCCGAAGATAAGAAAGCGGACACGATACAAGCCCCGGCCAAGGTCGAGGAGAAGAAAGCCGAGGCCAAAGCAGACGAGGCCAAGGTGCCTTTTGATCAGGAGGCAGGTCAAGCATCAGCTGTTAGCGCGGAATGGGATAAACTACAGGAAGCCGTGGACGAAGCGGTGAAAGCGACTGAGAAGCCGACCAAAGCGGAGAAAGAAGTCAAGGCGTCGGAATCTACGATGCCCGGCGAGATGATGGAGCCTAAACCGGCCAAAGCCGCCGAGCCGGAAACCGCTAAACCAGCAGAATCTGAAGCTAAAGCCAAGGTAGAGAATAAGGAAGCCAAAACGGGCAAGTCCGCCCTTGAGGATATTGAGATCGTCGAGGACGAAAGCTTCTGGAAAGATATCTAA
- the ileS gene encoding isoleucine--tRNA ligase yields the protein MDYKKTLNLPRTAFPMKADLANREPGILEYWEKTGNYSKSIADAGRPPFILHDGPPYANGDIHIGHALNKVLKDFVVRYKSMRGYWAPYVPGWDCHGQPIDHQVEKQLNGKTVPAREFRALCRDYALKFVERQAKEFKRLGVRGNFADPYLTLDREYEATIVSTFARMYKKGLIYRGLKPVYWCYHDKTALAEAEIEYEDEMSPSIYVLFPLTKPFKPLDGYQERKSIVIWTTTPWTLPANVAVAVHPDEEYAAVRSGGEILIMATRLVPLVAEEAGLAETEVVAKFPGRDLAGLTAKHPILDKESVVVTAGYVTLDAGTGCVHIAPGHGEEDYLVGLENDLPVVMPVDDLGIFTDEAGKWAGRNIREANPDIVKDLAEREILLAQGEVAHSYPHCWRCKNPVIFRATKQWFVRMDEGDLRKNALKAIKDVEWIPSAGEKRITSMVEERPDWCISRQRTWGVPLPILYCDKCGEPVVTDSTLKAIEDLFRTEGADSWYIKEAADIAPPGTNCDKCGRAGFSKGTDILDVWFESGTSHTAVLRTRDDQRWPADLYLEGSDQHRGWFQLSLLVSVGLGDAAPYRGVLTHGFIVDGQGRKMSKSVGNVISPLDLMETNGADILRLWVSSGDYSSPAVAISDEILDRIGESYRRIRNTVRFLLGNLSDFDVAKDAVAYEEMTEIDQWALSRVYWLLQQVTESYDLYAFHDVYRQIHNFCAVDMSAFYLDILKDRLYTYLPASRERRGAQTVMSEILTVLTKIMAPILCFTAEEIWQTLPESSRDIESVHVTLWPGERDDVWNQNRDEKWAELIRVRNKVLKALEDARNEKTIGNALEAKVELYASGKLYEFLKDNIKELPALFIVSQVEVAKADGGELKVKVVKAEGEKCERCWNYSVDRGRDSDHPTLCPRCAETVKKW from the coding sequence ATGGATTATAAGAAGACCCTGAACCTTCCGAGGACGGCCTTCCCCATGAAGGCCGATTTGGCGAACAGGGAGCCGGGAATCCTTGAGTACTGGGAGAAAACCGGCAACTACTCAAAAAGCATCGCCGACGCGGGGCGTCCTCCATTTATCCTTCACGACGGGCCCCCCTACGCCAACGGCGACATCCACATCGGACATGCCTTAAACAAAGTACTGAAGGATTTTGTCGTGCGCTACAAAAGCATGCGCGGCTATTGGGCGCCGTATGTGCCGGGATGGGACTGTCACGGACAGCCGATCGACCACCAGGTCGAGAAGCAGCTGAACGGAAAAACGGTGCCGGCCCGCGAGTTCCGGGCTTTATGCCGCGATTACGCGCTAAAGTTTGTCGAGAGGCAGGCCAAAGAGTTCAAGAGGCTGGGCGTCAGGGGGAATTTTGCCGACCCTTATCTGACGCTTGATCGCGAGTACGAGGCGACCATTGTTAGCACTTTCGCGAGAATGTATAAGAAAGGGTTGATCTATCGCGGCCTTAAGCCGGTTTACTGGTGTTATCATGATAAAACCGCGCTGGCCGAAGCGGAGATCGAATACGAAGATGAGATGTCGCCCTCCATTTACGTTCTCTTTCCGCTAACCAAACCCTTTAAACCGCTAGACGGTTATCAAGAACGAAAATCGATTGTCATCTGGACGACCACCCCTTGGACATTGCCGGCCAACGTCGCGGTTGCCGTTCATCCGGATGAGGAATATGCGGCCGTAAGGTCGGGAGGCGAGATCCTTATCATGGCGACTCGCCTTGTTCCGCTGGTAGCCGAGGAGGCCGGATTGGCGGAAACGGAGGTTGTCGCCAAGTTTCCGGGCAGGGATTTGGCCGGGTTGACAGCCAAACATCCTATCCTGGATAAGGAATCGGTCGTCGTGACCGCCGGCTATGTAACGCTGGATGCGGGAACGGGTTGCGTACATATTGCGCCGGGACACGGCGAAGAGGATTATCTGGTTGGTTTGGAAAACGACCTGCCGGTGGTTATGCCGGTCGACGATCTCGGTATATTTACCGACGAAGCGGGTAAATGGGCAGGCCGTAATATCAGGGAAGCAAATCCGGATATAGTAAAAGACTTGGCCGAACGGGAAATACTGCTGGCTCAGGGAGAGGTGGCGCACTCATATCCACACTGTTGGCGATGCAAGAATCCGGTCATTTTCAGGGCGACCAAACAGTGGTTTGTCCGCATGGATGAAGGGGATTTGAGAAAGAACGCGCTAAAGGCCATCAAGGACGTAGAATGGATACCGTCGGCCGGGGAGAAAAGGATTACCTCCATGGTCGAGGAGCGCCCGGACTGGTGCATTTCCAGGCAGCGTACCTGGGGCGTGCCTTTGCCGATACTATACTGCGATAAATGCGGCGAACCCGTCGTCACTGATAGCACTTTAAAGGCCATAGAGGATTTGTTCAGAACGGAGGGCGCCGACAGCTGGTACATAAAGGAAGCGGCCGATATCGCTCCGCCGGGGACAAACTGTGATAAGTGTGGCCGCGCGGGGTTCAGCAAAGGAACGGACATTTTAGACGTCTGGTTCGAGTCGGGGACCAGCCACACGGCCGTGTTAAGAACGAGGGACGACCAGCGTTGGCCGGCAGACCTATATCTTGAAGGCAGCGACCAGCATCGCGGATGGTTTCAGCTGTCCCTCCTCGTGAGCGTTGGTCTAGGCGACGCGGCGCCTTATAGAGGTGTGCTGACACACGGCTTTATTGTCGACGGGCAGGGTAGAAAGATGTCGAAATCCGTGGGCAACGTAATCAGCCCGCTCGACCTGATGGAAACCAACGGAGCGGACATTCTGCGGCTTTGGGTTTCGTCCGGTGACTACTCAAGTCCCGCCGTGGCCATATCGGATGAGATTCTGGACAGGATCGGGGAATCGTACCGGCGGATAAGAAACACGGTCAGATTCTTGTTGGGCAATCTGTCGGATTTTGATGTCGCCAAGGACGCGGTGGCCTATGAAGAAATGACAGAGATTGATCAATGGGCTTTGTCTAGAGTATATTGGCTCCTCCAACAAGTCACAGAGTCATACGATCTTTATGCCTTTCACGATGTATATCGACAGATTCATAACTTCTGCGCTGTAGACATGAGCGCTTTTTATCTAGACATCCTGAAAGATAGGTTATACACATATCTGCCGGCAAGCCGGGAGCGCCGCGGTGCGCAGACAGTTATGAGCGAGATTCTGACTGTTCTAACTAAGATAATGGCGCCGATATTATGTTTTACGGCCGAGGAGATATGGCAGACCTTACCGGAATCGTCTCGCGACATAGAAAGTGTCCATGTGACATTATGGCCAGGAGAGAGAGATGACGTGTGGAACCAAAACCGTGATGAGAAATGGGCAGAGCTTATCCGAGTAAGGAACAAAGTCCTTAAAGCCTTAGAGGACGCCAGAAACGAGAAGACGATAGGCAACGCTCTTGAAGCTAAGGTAGAGCTTTATGCATCAGGCAAGCTATACGAATTTCTAAAAGACAACATCAAGGAACTTCCGGCGCTGTTCATTGTTTCGCAAGTCGAAGTCGCCAAGGCGGACGGCGGAGAGCTTAAGGTGAAGGTCGTCAAGGCCGAAGGGGAGAAATGCGAACGCTGCTGGAATTACAGCGTCGACCGCGGCCGCGACAGCGACCATCCGACCTTATGCCCGCGCTGCGCGGAGACGGTCAAGAAGTGGTAA
- a CDS encoding TraR/DksA C4-type zinc finger protein produces the protein MDNANKPLDAKKLEVYRERLLKEKETLAAELKELNEGNLNMLQSDMSGETAHDEHLADSGTATFERERDLTLENNIKDMLSRIDIALAKMDKNTYGVCDRCGSSIDPARLKAVPFANLCITCKKEEENRR, from the coding sequence ATGGACAACGCAAACAAACCGCTCGACGCGAAGAAACTTGAGGTTTACCGCGAGCGGCTGCTGAAGGAAAAGGAAACGCTCGCGGCGGAGCTGAAAGAATTGAATGAAGGCAATCTGAACATGCTGCAGTCTGACATGAGCGGGGAAACCGCTCACGACGAGCATTTGGCCGACAGCGGCACCGCGACGTTCGAACGCGAACGCGATCTTACCCTGGAAAACAACATAAAAGATATGCTAAGCAGGATAGATATCGCTTTGGCAAAGATGGATAAGAACACATATGGCGTATGCGACCGCTGCGGAAGTTCAATCGATCCGGCCAGGCTTAAAGCGGTGCCATTCGCCAATCTCTGCATAACTTGTAAGAAGGAAGAGGAAAACAGGCGCTGA
- the lspA gene encoding signal peptidase II produces the protein MLPLLAVASLVLVADQVTKYAVRVSIDPNQSITLVKGFFYFTHVRNTGAAFGMFSQKQPVFVVATIIAIVLIIVYHLKTKEADLLFNLALGLELGGAAGNLVDRISLGWVTDFMHVPNFPVFNIADSAIVTGVALLILVMLRDIVRERREKEADVSDTV, from the coding sequence ATGTTGCCCCTGCTGGCCGTCGCGAGCCTCGTGCTGGTCGCAGACCAAGTAACCAAATACGCGGTTCGCGTTTCTATCGACCCCAACCAATCGATAACTTTGGTCAAAGGATTCTTCTATTTTACGCACGTCAGGAACACCGGAGCCGCGTTCGGCATGTTCTCGCAAAAACAGCCGGTGTTCGTCGTCGCGACGATTATAGCCATCGTTTTAATAATCGTTTATCATCTGAAAACAAAGGAAGCCGACCTGTTGTTCAACTTGGCCCTTGGCCTGGAACTGGGCGGCGCGGCCGGCAATCTCGTTGACCGGATAAGTTTAGGCTGGGTAACGGACTTCATGCACGTCCCGAATTTCCCGGTTTTCAATATCGCGGACTCAGCCATTGTTACGGGCGTCGCGTTGCTGATTCTTGTTATGCTTAGGGATATCGTCAGGGAACGTCGGGAGAAAGAGGCGGATGTATCCGATACTGTTTGA